One window of the Scyliorhinus torazame isolate Kashiwa2021f chromosome 24, sScyTor2.1, whole genome shotgun sequence genome contains the following:
- the LOC140399908 gene encoding pecanex-like protein 3, producing MTVFRKNNTTPPVRCSSQHSVFGFNQVSELLPELEDSGAPKGITELVREQGSKNVIVTSADRELLKLNMLDTTGEPFPHFSTFVLCWVSSLGLRNGN from the exons ATGACCGTCTTTCGCAAGAATAACACGACTCCACCGGTGCGATGCAGCTCCCAGCATTCCGTGTTCGGCTTCAACCAAGTGTCG GAACTGTTGCCCGAGCTGGAAGATAGCGGAGCCCCGAAAG GGATCACAGAACTGGTACGTGAACAAGGCAGTAAAAACGTAATCGTCACGTCAGCTGACCGAGAGTTACTAAAACTAAATATGCTGGATACAACAGGTGAGCCTTTCCCCCACTTCTCAACCTTTGTTTTGTGTTGGGTCAGTTCGCTTGGCCTGAGAAATGGCAATTAA